A genomic stretch from Mya arenaria isolate MELC-2E11 chromosome 10, ASM2691426v1 includes:
- the LOC128206017 gene encoding cytochrome P450 27C1-like, with protein sequence MENLRLRGDEADVMALLQRSLSNIVYIAISGEVIPEGDEDEDMFWNIVDANLYFLANSRITTTWSILSSTIFLLLYHPEFQDRLAKELQEIVKQGEEATSRDKVKSPLMEALELETHRLLLVNPTLLSRVASKDFEYEGYTIIEGTMPLLDYDPRQLENLD encoded by the exons ATGGAAAACTTGAGGTTGAGGGGTGATGAGGCTGATGTGATGGCGCTTCTGCAGCGTTCGCTGTCCAACATTGTATATATTGCA ATATCTGGCGAGGTAATACCGGAAGGGGACGAAGATGAGGACATGTTCTGGAACATCGTCGACGCAAATTTGTACTTCCTTGCCAATTCCC GAATAACCACAACGTGGTCCATCCTGAGCTCCACCATATTCCTCCTTCTTTACCATCCCGAGTTCCAAGACCGCCTGGCCAAGGAACTGCAGGAAATTGTGAAACAGGGCGAAGAAGCTACAAGTCGGGACAAGGTTAAGTCCCCCCTCATGGAAGCCCTGGAGTTGGAGACACATCGTCTACTGCTCGTGAACCCAACGCTTTTATCCCGGGTGGCAAGTAAGGATTTCGAGTATGAAGGGTACACCATAATTGAAGGAACGATG CCACTGCTGGACTATGATCCTCGACAACTGGAAAATTTGGATTAG
- the LOC128206018 gene encoding cytochrome P450 2C31-like has product MFVLYAFILVLSAYWIFKRSKSRVKKVPGPKGLPIVGKGLEFNSSNLLQKFDELAKEYGDFFLVNLFGIDHLILNSEKVMREVITDKHLRVFTNDRGPTFWGEYGYYGSQSVAFYPEGYSHVHSKMRKHMVKGLHYYGEDGRDIFERNVFSELGNLTQKIERIRLSGEEADMMALIQRSVSNVVSIALSGEAIPEGDKDEDMFWKIIDTNSYFLANARNALLTALPVLRFLPGPYSRMWQRLNDGKAKIIKNYYVSQKKTHIPGKPRGICDTLFDAQEAEKADGDVVLTDERVISNILEVVIAGIITTWSLLSSTMFLLLHHPEFQDRLAKELQAVAKQGEEITSRDKVKCPLIEALELETHRLLLVNPTLVARLSSKDVKYKGYTIKEGTIIISNVWKLHHDEKLWGDPWKFRPERFLDENGQLVSRDHPYRTSWMPFGIGKRSCPGEPFARARYFLFVATLLRNWRFCPSKDQPLRDYDPRHLENFDLEFSIRPKPYLCRIEKREWN; this is encoded by the exons ATGTTTGTGTTATACGCCTTCATCCTTGTATTGTCAGCATACTGGATATTCAAAAGATCTAAATCTCGAGTAAAGAAAGTACCCGGACCAAAAGGTCTTCCAATCGTAGGGAAAGGTCTGGAGTTTAATTCAAGTAATTTACTCCAGAAGTTTGATGAACTGGCGAAAGAATATGGAGACTTTTTTCTGGTGAATCTGTTTGGTATCGATCACTTGATTTTAAACTCGGAGAAGGTTATGAGAGAAGTTATCACGGATAAGCATCTAAGAGTCTTTACAAACGACCGTGGCCCGACCTTTTGGGGCGAGTATGGTTATTATGGCAGCCAGagtgttgccttttacccagaAGGTTACAGCCATGTACACAGCAAGATGAGAAAACACATGGTGAAAGGGTTACATTATTACGGAGAAGATGGACGAGACATTTTCGAGAGAAACGTGTTCTCTGAGCTTGGAAATCTAACTCAGAAGATCGAACGGATAAGGTTGAGCGGTGAGGAGGCTGATATGATGGCACTCATTCAAAGGTCGGTGTCGAATGTCGTCTCTATTGCA TTATCTGGCGAGGCGATACCAGAAGGGGACAAAGATGAGGACATGTTCTGGAAAATCATTGACACAAATAGCTACTTCTTAGCCAATGCTCGAAACGCCCTTCTAACCGCCCTTCCTGTCCTCCGCTTCCTGCCCGGACCGTACAGTCGCATGTGGCAGCGTCTTAACGACGGCAAGGCAAAAATCATCAAAAACTACTATGTATCCCAAAAG AAGACACACATTCCTGGAAAACCACGTGGAATCTGCGACACATTGTTTGACGCTCAGGAGGCGGAGAAGGCGGACGGTGACGTGGTGCTGACTGATGAACGAGTTATATCTAACATATTAGAAGTGGTCATAGCAG GAATCATCACGACTTGGTCACTTCTCAGTTCCACCATGTTCCTCCTTCTCCACCACCCGGAGTTCCAAGACCGCCTGGCCAAGGAACTGCAGGCAGTTGCGAAACAGGGCGAAGAAATCACAAGTAGGGATAAAGTTAAGTGCCCCCTCATAGAAGCTCTGGAGTTAGAGACCCACCGTTTGCTGCTCGTTAACCCTACACTAGTAGCCCGATTGTCCAGTAAGGATGTAAAATATAAAGGGTATACCATAAAGGAAGGAACAATT ATAATTTCGAACGTGTGGAAACTTCATCATGACGAAAAGCTTTGGGGAGATCCCTGGAAATTTCGACCGGAACGTTTCTTGGACGAGAATGGTCAACTGGTATCCCGTGACCACCCGTATAGAACAAG TTGGATGCCATTCGGAATTGGCAAGCGCTCTTGTCCAGGGGAACCGTTTGCTCGCGCTCGCTATTTCCTGTTCGTGGCCACCCTGCTACGCAACTGGAGATTCTGTCCTTCCAAGGACCAGCCACTGCGGGACTATGATCCTCGACACCTGGAGAATTTCGACCTTGAATTCTCAATCCGGCCCAAACCTTACCTGTGTCGCATTGAGAAAAGAGAATggaattaa